The segment GTGATGGTGCTGACGTCACAGCAGGCCGCCGGCGCGGCCTGCCAGGGCTGTTCGGTGCGGGCAGAGGTGTCCCGCTGGAACTGGGGATTCTGGAAGACCGCCCGCCGGCTGTTCGAGGAAAGCCGGCCGGACGTGGTGAACATCCAGTACCAGACCGCCGCCTACGGC is part of the Anaerolineae bacterium genome and harbors:
- a CDS encoding glycosyltransferase, producing the protein MRICLISGEFPPMQGGVGDFTWRLAEAMAAKGHQVMVLTSQQAAGAACQGCSVRAEVSRWNWGFWKTARRLFEESRPDVVNIQYQTAAYG